Proteins from a single region of Carassius carassius chromosome 37, fCarCar2.1, whole genome shotgun sequence:
- the LOC132118664 gene encoding uncharacterized protein LOC132118664 — protein sequence MFHVVEFVTNKTVAVVPQSWYEDGCASWPTYNSDERINRAVKHGEEPQDDWQTHDVRIIKSSDTYIEACQILKKALTCSTSDLQTEDEQERPGRRRTNAKHFFVDTDIEEDYRPPKRSKSGSSAGTSHQLPANSPELCQMFGRTAPPQPLPPQTLLSQPAQCNQQQRGPEEPSQVYRPTWRGGRHGPETIPCSVAQVHILSLLEHIKQQQDQLVAKVNHLSSRVLNTSTPQEPECPECIQLPIESLEAVDELEAFLKDAANAAAKQRMISSLATIGGQDVKRVAWNILSRMFTEEVAKTISWKGANGKRAFGHMSSKTLLYRAVRANGLCRTATDTDIQRYAIRWFNLAADREKDRELNVGLDKALEAFQTSGTVMRQRTGKQYKQGLN from the exons ATGTTCCATGTAGTTGAATTTGTTACCAATAAAACCGTAGCAGTGGTGCCCCAAAGCTGGTACGAGGATGGTTGTGCATCGTGGCCAACTTATAACAGTGACGAAAGAATAAATAGGGCAGTAAAACATGGAGAGGAGCCACAGGATGACTGGCAGACACATGATGTCAGAATCATCAAATCATCTG ATACTTACATTGAGGCATGTCAAATCCTGAAGAAGGCTCTGACATGTAGCACCTCGGACCTCCAAACTGAGGATGAACAGGAACGGCCTGGGAGAAGGAGAACAAATGCGAA acaTTTCTTTGTTGACACTGATATAGAGGAGGACTACCGACCCCCAAAGAGGTCCAAATCCGGGTCATCTGCTGGGACAAGTCACCAACTCCCTGCAAATAGTCCAGAGCTCTGTCAAA TGTTTGGCAGAACTGCCCCTCCCCAACCACTACCACCACAAACACTCCTCTCTCAACCTGCACAATGCAACCAGCAACAACGGGGGCCAGAGGAGCCAAGCCAGGTCTACAGACCTACCTGGAGAGGTGGGAGACATGGCCCAGAAACCATTCCCTGCTCTG TTGCTCAGGTCCACATTTTAAGCCTGCTGGAGCACATTAAGCAGCAGCAGGACCAGCTGGTGGCCAAGGTTAATCACCTGAGCAGCAGGGTGCTCAACACCTCAACACCTCAAGAGCCAGAGTGTCCTGAATGCATTCAGCTGCCCATCGAATCACTGGAAGCCGTGGATGAGCTTGAAGCATTCCTGAAAGACGCTGCCAATGCAGCAGCCAAACAAAGAATG ATTTCTTCTTTGGCCACGATTGGTGGCCAAGATGTGAAGAGAGTGGCGTGGAACATCCTCTCTCGGATGTTCACTGAAGAAGTGGCCAAGACCATAAGCTGGAAGGGGGCAAACGGCAAGAGGGCATTCGGTCACATGTCGTCAAAGACACTGCTGTACC GTGCTGTACGTGCAAATGGTTTGTGTCGCACAGCCACAGACACAGACATTCAACGTTATGCCATAAGATGGTTTAACTTGGCTGCAGACCGTG AGAAGGACAGAGAGCTGAATGTGGGTTTAGACAAGGCTCTTGAAGCTTTTCAAACCTCTGGCACTGTGATGAGACAGAGAACTGGAAAACAGTATAAACAAG gcttaAATTGA